The Kineothrix sp. MB12-C1 genome includes a window with the following:
- a CDS encoding carbohydrate ABC transporter permease, giving the protein MKKRKVLPWIYSLPAMMLIGAIVVFPILYTGYISFTNMNLYHWTDFQIVGFANYGRALLKIDSGFMEALGITLLWTVVNIVLQVVVSYFIALALNREDLKWRRLYKTLLMFPWAMPAYVSILVWRVGMFNSEFGLLNKWLSQMGFSKFDFLSRNIPAFFSCLVLNLWMALPFMIMMIDGALKSIDKSMYESAELDGAGFVKKNIYITIPSLQKIIMPAIILTTFTTFKQFDIVYLLTMQKGSLSGATLQTVLTYAHQKAFVSNNYGLSSAVSIVIFGIIILFSFSMNPSIKGEKVE; this is encoded by the coding sequence ATGAAAAAAAGAAAAGTTCTGCCGTGGATATACAGCCTTCCTGCAATGATGCTAATCGGAGCAATCGTGGTATTCCCCATTTTATACACAGGTTATATTTCCTTTACCAATATGAATTTGTATCATTGGACAGATTTTCAAATAGTGGGGTTTGCCAACTACGGGAGAGCGCTTCTTAAAATAGACTCAGGATTTATGGAAGCACTGGGTATCACTCTGCTTTGGACAGTAGTGAATATTGTTCTTCAGGTAGTCGTTTCTTATTTTATTGCTCTGGCCTTAAACAGGGAAGATTTGAAATGGAGGAGATTATATAAGACCCTTTTGATGTTTCCGTGGGCTATGCCTGCCTATGTATCCATTCTGGTCTGGCGGGTAGGAATGTTCAATTCCGAATTTGGTTTGTTGAACAAGTGGCTAAGTCAAATGGGTTTTTCCAAGTTCGACTTCCTTTCGAGAAACATACCGGCCTTTTTTTCCTGTCTGGTATTGAACTTATGGATGGCACTGCCATTTATGATTATGATGATAGATGGTGCATTGAAAAGTATTGATAAAAGTATGTATGAAAGTGCGGAATTGGATGGGGCGGGATTTGTAAAGAAGAATATATATATTACGATACCTTCCCTTCAGAAAATCATCATGCCCGCTATTATTCTGACCACTTTCACTACATTCAAACAATTTGATATCGTATATTTGCTGACAATGCAAAAAGGTTCTCTGTCCGGAGCTACCCTGCAGACAGTGCTGACTTATGCTCATCAGAAAGCTTTTGTATCGAATAACTATGGATTGTCCTCGGCGGTATCCATCGTAATCTTTGGAATTATTATTTTGTTCTCTTTCAGTATGAATCCATCGATAAAAGGAGAAAAGGTTGAATAA
- a CDS encoding extracellular solute-binding protein, whose protein sequence is MKKRWGLGFTGILLVGILAGCGAAEQEEASGTSTVETVEQEQQGDNAAGEATEIMAWHDNDDVMMNALAEIVNEKLKEENIVLKFEKKSDVTGQIRLYGTDSKNGPDMYLFAHDSLGSFAEMGILEPVNNLISQEKQQDLLPMTIQAATYDGQQYLMPVYYETLLFLYNKELWEGEVPSTTEALYDYMVSHTDTSAGTYALVNQHSNAYNISPFIYGFGGFVINEEALPGLNDPATMEAINYNKKFAALQADGDYNTVTALFNEKKAAAILGGPWLISGIKEAGISLGYKSLADFTLPNGNSLKPFSGVQCLGVLKYAAESKKEALVKVLEVLAEPEVGIRLAKDFNCAPANMKAYEDTEVANNEMILVMKKTAEVAVPMPNVPEMGAMWGPSEAFFTAVNKAGEDVNTIAENYQNDALSAIADMK, encoded by the coding sequence ATGAAAAAGAGATGGGGATTAGGTTTTACCGGAATACTTTTGGTTGGTATTTTGGCAGGTTGTGGTGCGGCAGAACAGGAGGAGGCATCCGGTACCAGTACAGTGGAAACCGTGGAACAGGAACAGCAAGGGGATAACGCGGCCGGTGAAGCTACGGAAATTATGGCATGGCATGACAATGATGATGTTATGATGAATGCCTTGGCGGAGATAGTAAATGAAAAGCTAAAAGAGGAGAACATTGTTTTAAAATTTGAGAAAAAAAGTGACGTGACGGGACAGATACGATTGTATGGTACCGATTCAAAAAATGGACCGGATATGTATCTGTTTGCCCACGATTCTTTGGGAAGCTTTGCGGAAATGGGAATCTTAGAGCCGGTAAATAATCTGATTTCTCAGGAAAAGCAGCAGGATTTACTTCCCATGACCATACAGGCGGCTACCTATGACGGTCAGCAGTATTTGATGCCGGTATATTATGAAACTCTTCTGTTCCTGTATAATAAGGAACTCTGGGAGGGGGAAGTTCCGTCTACTACAGAAGCGTTATATGATTATATGGTATCTCATACGGATACAAGCGCAGGTACATATGCTTTGGTAAATCAGCATTCAAATGCTTATAACATATCTCCTTTTATCTATGGATTTGGAGGTTTTGTTATCAATGAGGAGGCTTTGCCCGGACTGAATGATCCGGCTACCATGGAGGCAATTAACTACAACAAGAAATTTGCTGCATTGCAAGCCGATGGAGATTATAATACGGTAACGGCCCTGTTTAATGAGAAAAAAGCCGCCGCCATTCTGGGAGGACCATGGCTTATATCCGGAATCAAAGAGGCCGGTATTTCACTTGGATATAAATCTCTGGCAGATTTTACACTGCCGAATGGAAATTCTCTGAAACCTTTTTCAGGAGTACAGTGCTTGGGTGTTTTAAAATATGCGGCGGAGAGTAAGAAGGAAGCTCTTGTAAAAGTATTGGAGGTTTTGGCAGAACCCGAAGTAGGAATTCGTCTTGCAAAAGATTTCAACTGTGCACCTGCTAATATGAAGGCTTATGAAGATACAGAGGTCGCTAATAATGAAATGATTCTTGTTATGAAGAAAACGGCAGAAGTGGCTGTACCTATGCCTAATGTTCCGGAGATGGGCGCTATGTGGGGACCTTCAGAGGCGTTCTTTACCGCAGTAAATAAGGCAGGGGAAGATGTGAACACTATTGCGGAGAACTACCAAAATGATGCTTTGAGTGCAATAGCCGATATGAAATAA
- a CDS encoding LacI family DNA-binding transcriptional regulator, which translates to MAITINDVAKEAGVSTSTVSKVLNHWTSISPETTARVNEAIRKLNYTPNARAVSFARGSTLNILFLSTLAREQAYNNPHMFDILCGAQKELSVRGYTLMLSDIPPDVSHENYLETLISQKAVDGIIIHGSAYSPKMVKPLLDSQFPHILIGHPGSGSRLCWIDTNNKLAGQFAAEHLLECGYTKTAFVGSKKTDHISTQRLTGFLSGMYDYGYRIPEEYISYTDSSIEESQKAVQSLLSLPEPPCALVCENNTISLGAVRAISESRLKIPEDIALLTFDRYPYSNIISPTPTIIDIDVYDLGVQAATMLLRKIENPSLLVQSYTTLPVLKQGLTTLNK; encoded by the coding sequence ATGGCCATTACCATAAATGATGTTGCAAAAGAAGCAGGTGTTTCCACTTCCACCGTTTCCAAAGTCCTCAATCACTGGACTTCCATTTCTCCCGAGACCACAGCAAGGGTAAATGAAGCGATCCGGAAACTAAATTATACTCCCAATGCGAGAGCTGTCAGCTTTGCCCGGGGTTCTACTTTAAATATCTTATTCCTGTCCACCCTTGCCAGAGAGCAGGCTTATAACAACCCACATATGTTCGATATCTTATGCGGTGCGCAAAAAGAACTGTCTGTCCGGGGATATACATTAATGCTGTCCGATATCCCTCCGGATGTTTCTCATGAGAATTATCTGGAAACCCTGATTTCCCAGAAAGCAGTGGATGGTATCATTATTCACGGTTCCGCTTACTCTCCCAAGATGGTAAAACCTCTACTGGACAGCCAATTTCCTCACATTTTAATCGGGCACCCCGGCTCCGGCAGCCGCCTTTGTTGGATCGATACCAATAATAAATTAGCCGGACAGTTTGCCGCAGAGCATCTTCTGGAATGCGGTTATACCAAGACGGCTTTTGTCGGCAGCAAGAAAACTGACCACATCTCCACTCAGAGACTAACCGGATTTTTAAGCGGCATGTACGACTATGGATACCGAATTCCCGAAGAGTATATCAGCTATACCGATTCTTCCATCGAAGAAAGCCAAAAAGCGGTTCAGAGCCTGCTTTCTCTGCCCGAACCGCCTTGCGCATTAGTATGCGAGAATAACACCATTTCCTTAGGTGCCGTGCGGGCAATCTCCGAATCCCGCTTAAAGATTCCTGAAGATATAGCGCTTCTCACTTTTGATCGATACCCCTATTCCAATATCATCTCTCCCACTCCTACGATTATTGATATTGATGTATATGATTTGGGTGTTCAAGCTGCTACTATGCTCCTCAGGAAAATTGAAAATCCCTCTCTCCTTGTACAGAGCTATACGACACTTCCTGTACTGAAGCAAGGCCTTACCACTTTAAATAAATAG